A genome region from Brassica oleracea var. oleracea cultivar TO1000 chromosome C2, BOL, whole genome shotgun sequence includes the following:
- the LOC106327803 gene encoding tyrosine-sulfated glycopeptide receptor 1-like, with amino-acid sequence MIDEKMRSKSTGLLVIFIYLLSLSVFFLTVSEAVCNLQDRDSLLLFSTNVSSPLSPLHWNTSTDCCSWEGISCDDSPQNRVTAILLPSRGLSGTLPPSVLNLHRLSQLNISYNRLSGPLPQGFFSALDQLTVLDLSYNSFSGKSPFEQSLTNGSNKNFPIQTVDLSSNLFQGDILPGSVFLQGAFRLTSFNVSNNSFTGPLPSIICTSSPRLTKLDVSYNKFTGVISQGLGRCSRLGVLRAGFNKLSGEIPKEIYNLSNLEELLLPANQLSGNIDDGITSLTKLRLLDLYFNQLQGEIPKNIGKLFNLRRLQLHINNLTGSVPVSLSNCTKLVKLNLRVNLLGGTLSNVDFSRFQSLSVLDLGNNSFTGDFPSTVYSCKNLTAMRFAGNKLTGQISPQVLELESLSFFTFSQNQMTNITGALSILQHCKKLSTLIIARNFYDETLPSNEDFLAPGAFPKLQIFGTGGSRLRGVIPAWLIKLKSVELMDLSQNQLVGSIPGWLGTLPNLFYLDLSSNLLTGELPKELFQLSALMSQKVYDATERSYLELPVFVSPNNVTSNQQYNQISSLPPAIYVNKNNLNGTIPVEIGRLKVLIVIELQANNFTGSIPDELSNLTNLERLDLSNNSLSGRIPWSLTGLHFMSYFNVANNTLSGQIPTGGQFDAFPKSYFEGNPLLCGGVLLTSCTSPSTQHSSTKTREKVNTPLVVGLVIGIFFGVSLVLVMLALWVMDKKRRVNPGDSEHAGLEISSDASYSEVPLDSEKDISLVLLFGNSGYEAKDLTIFELLKATNNFSQANIIGCGGFGLVYKATLDNGTNVAVKKLTGDYGLMEKEFKAEVEVLSRAKHENLVDLQGYCVHEGARILIYSFMENGSLDYWLHENPEGPAQLDWSKRLHIMRGASCGLAYMHQVCEPHIVHRDIKSSNILLDGSFKAYLRDFGLSRLILPYRTHVTTELVGTLGYIPPEYGQAWVATLRGDVYSFGVVMLELLTGKRPMEVFKPKVSREIVAWVHQMRKDGKLEEVFDPLLRERGGDEREMIRVLDIACMCVNQNPMRRPNIQQVVDWLNDVSKEEAKEETM; translated from the coding sequence ATGATTGACGAGAAGATGAGATCAAAATCCACTGGTCTCCTTGTGATTTTTATTTATCTTCTTTCCCTCTCTGTCTTCTTTCTTACAGTTTCAGAAGCTGTATGCAACCTCCAAGACCGAGACTCTCTCCTCTTGTTCTCCACCAACGTATCATCTCCACTTTCTCCTTTGCATTGGAACACGTCTACTGATTGTTGCTCCTGGGAAGGAATCTCCTGCGATGATTCTCCCCAAAACCGAGTCACTGCGATTCTCTTGCCCTCTAGAGGTCTCTCCGGTACTCTCCCGCCCTCTGTTTTGAATCTCCATCGTCTCTCTCAACTCAACATTTCTTACAACCGTCTCTCTGGTCCTCTCCCACAAGGCTTCTTCTCTGCTCTTGACCAGCTCACGGTTCTTGATCTCAGTTACAACAGTTTCAGTGGTAAATCACCATTTGAACAATCATTAACCAATGGAAGCAACAAAAACTTCCCAATTCAGACCGTTGATCTCTCCAGCAATCTTTTCCAAGGCGACATCCTACCCGGTTCTGTTTTCCTTCAGGGTGCTTTCAGGTTAACCAGTTTCAATGTCAGCAACAACAGCTTCACCGGTCCACTCCCTTCCATCATCTGCACATCTTCACCGCGGCTCACCAAACTGGATGTCTCTTATAACAAATTCACAGGCGTTATCTCTCAAGGACTAGGCAGATGCTCCAGGCTAGGCGTTCTTCGAGCAGGCTTCAACAAACTCTCCGGCGAAATCCCAAAAGAAATCTACAATCTTTCTAACCTCGAGGAACTTCTTCTACCAGCAAACCAACTCTCCGGAAACATCGATGATGGGATCACAAGCCTCACGAAACTGAGACTGCTTGACCTTTATTTCAATCAACTTCAAGGAGAGATACCAAAGAACATAGGTAAGCTTTTCAATCTCCGCAGACTCCAGCTCCATATAAACAACCTCACAGGCTCCGTCCCCGTCTCTCTATCCAATTGCACAAAGCTTGTGAAGTTGAATCTACGAGTTAACCTTCTGGGAGGAACCTTATCGAATGTAGACTTCTCCCGTTTCCAGAGCCTCAGCGTTCTTGACCTCGGAAACAACAGCTTCACCGGAGACTTCCCCTCGACGGTATACTCCTGCAAGAACCTCACCGCGATGAGGTTCGCAGGGAACAAGCTAACAGGACAGATATCTCCACAAGTACTGGAACTGGAGTCCCTGTCTTTCTTCACATTTTCACAAAATCAAATGACCAACATCACAGGCGCCCTCAGCATTCTTCAACACTGTAAAAAGCTCTCTACTCTCATCATTGCGAGGAACTTTTACGACGAAACGCTACCAAGCAACGAGGACTTTCTAGCGCCAGGCGCATTTCCAAAGCTCCAAATCTTCGGTACTGGCGGATCTAGATTGAGAGGAGTAATACCCGCTTGGCTGATCAAGCTCAAGAGCGTGGAGCTCATGGACCTCTCACAAAACCAACTCGTGGGGTCTATTCCCGGTTGGTTAGGAACACTTCCAAACCTTTTTTACTTGGATCTCTCAAGTAACCTTCTTACGGGAGAGCTTCCAAAGGAACTGTTTCAGCTGAGTGCTCTCATGTCCCAAAAGGTGTACGATGCAACAGAGAGGAGCTATCTAGAGCTGCCTGTTTTCGTCAGTCCTAACAATGTCACCTCTAATCAGCAATACAATCAGATCTCCAGCCTCCCACCCGCGATATACGTCAATAAGAATAATCTCAACGGGACTATACCGGTGGAGATTGGACGGTTAAAGGTTCTCATTGTCATCGAGCTTCAAGCTAATAACTTCACTGGCAGCATTCCAGATGAGTTGTCAAACCTCACAAACTTAGAGCGGCTGGACCTCTCCAACAACAGTTTATCCGGTAGGATCCCTTGGTCGCTCACGGGACTCCATTTCATGTCTTACTTCAATGTTGCCAACAACACTCTCAGTGGGCAGATACCCACAGGAGGTCAGTTTGATGCTTTCCCAAAATCATATTTTGAAGGAAACCCATTGTTGTGCGGTGGTGTACTGCTAACCTCCTGCACGTCTCCAAGTACTCAGCATTCTTCTACAAAGACGAGAGAAAAAGTTAACACACCCCTTGTTGTGGGACTTGTCATTGGGATCTTTTTCGGGGTCAGTTTGGTTTTGGTGATGCTTGCTCTGTGGGTGATGGACAAGAAGAGGAGGGTTAATCCAGGAGACTCTGAGCACGCGGGGCTGGAGATAAGCTCCGACGCCTCGTACTCTGAAGTTCCTTTAGATTCGGAGAAAGATATAAGCCTCGTGCTGCTATTCGGAAACAGTGGATACGAAGCAAAAGACCTGACCATATTCGAGCTCTTGAAAGCTACCAACAACTTCAGTCAAGCTAATATTATCGGATGCGGCGGGTTTGGTCTTGTCTACAAGGCTACATTGGACAATGGGACGAACGTGGCGGTTAAGAAACTCACAGGAGACTACGGTCTGATGGAGAAAGAGTTCAAGGCCGAGGTGGAAGTTCTCTCCAGGGCCAAACATGAAAACCTGGTCGATCTACAAGGCTACTGCGTCCATGAAGGTGCACGTATACTTATCTACTCGTTCATGGAGAACGGGAGTCTAGATTATTGGCTGCATGAAAACCCCGAAGGTCCAGCTCAGTTGGATTGGTCGAAAAGACTTCACATCATGAGAGGAGCAAGCTGTGGACTAGCCTACATGCACCAGGTATGCGAACCACATATAGTACACCGAGACATCAAGTCCAGCAACATCCTTTTAGATGGCAGTTTCAAGGCCTACCTCAGAGATTTCGGGTTATCAAGACTGATCCTTCCGTACCGGACACACGTCACAACGGAGCTTGTGGGCACATTGGGCTACATTCCCCCAGAGTATGGACAAGCATGGGTAGCTACCTTGAGAGGTGACGTGTACAGTTTCGGCGTGGTCATGCTCGAGCTTCTCACCGGGAAAAGGCCGATGGAGGTTTTTAAACCAAAGGTGTCGAGAGAGATAGTCGCGTGGGTGCATCAAATGAGGAAGGATGGAAAACTAGAGGAGGTGTTTGATCCGTTGCTGAGAGAGAGGGGTGGTGATGAAAGAGAGATGATACGTGTTCTTGACATAGCCTGCATGTGCGTGAACCAGAACCCTATGAGAAGACCAAATATCCAACAAGTTGTGGACTGGCTTAACGATGTAAGCAAAGAAGAAGCCAAAGAAGAGACGATGTAA